In Verrucomicrobiota bacterium, one genomic interval encodes:
- a CDS encoding nitroreductase family protein produces the protein MALMDLIRARRSVRRYAERPVDRGLIEECLEAARLAPSAENVQPWRFVVVDDGDARARLAEAAFSGVYRPTRFAAKAPVIVAVLAKPDIIANRLGRAIQGTKYYLIDCAIACQHFVLRATELGLGVCYIGWYSKRGVRTALQVPRSHDIVVLLAVGYPEDEPHKTRPRKELYDLVSYNRFGQR, from the coding sequence ATGGCATTGATGGATCTGATCCGGGCGAGGCGCAGCGTGCGGCGGTACGCCGAGCGGCCGGTCGATCGCGGCCTGATCGAGGAGTGTCTCGAGGCGGCCCGGCTGGCGCCGTCGGCCGAGAACGTCCAGCCATGGCGATTCGTCGTTGTGGACGATGGGGACGCGAGGGCGCGGCTGGCTGAGGCGGCCTTCTCGGGCGTCTACCGCCCCACGCGCTTTGCAGCCAAGGCGCCCGTGATCGTTGCCGTGCTCGCCAAGCCGGACATCATTGCCAACCGGCTCGGCCGCGCGATCCAGGGCACGAAGTACTACCTTATCGACTGCGCGATTGCCTGCCAGCATTTTGTGTTGCGGGCCACCGAGCTCGGCCTCGGGGTGTGTTATATTGGCTGGTACAGCAAGCGGGGTGTGAGAACAGCTCTCCAAGTACCTCGGTCGCACGATATTGTCGTGCTCCTCGCGGTGGGATACCCCGAGGACGAGCCGCACAAAACAAGACCCCGGAAGGAACTGTATGATCTTGTGTCATACAATAGGTTCGGGCAGCGATAG
- a CDS encoding class I SAM-dependent methyltransferase: protein MKETKSARDSEQPWQQAFANMLFWEFEGIPSDASVRSSVGFIEKALALTQGARILDLGCGLGHHSIELARRGYEVTGLEWSQPYLELARRKAEEAGVAVSFLAGDMTQMAFDGVFDTRFDGVVLWGNTFGMFAHAENIATLRGIRNALKEGGRALIDTQNDTALPAKLEQGWSFREGNENLLFLTEGTRDVRQGRFGFDVLALNLATGERCRMPLSWRLYLLPELEELLARAGLELLAAHGDDPAVVDWKNWRRGEPYPYSPEGFTDNAGKRVLLCRR from the coding sequence ATGAAAGAGACCAAGAGTGCACGGGATTCCGAACAGCCGTGGCAGCAAGCCTTCGCCAACATGCTCTTCTGGGAGTTCGAGGGGATCCCATCAGACGCCTCCGTGCGTTCGTCAGTTGGCTTCATAGAGAAGGCATTGGCATTGACCCAGGGAGCCAGAATCCTCGACCTGGGCTGCGGCCTGGGCCACCACTCAATCGAACTGGCCAGGCGAGGGTACGAGGTCACCGGCTTGGAGTGGTCACAGCCTTACCTGGAACTCGCTCGCCGCAAGGCGGAAGAAGCCGGGGTCGCCGTCAGCTTCCTCGCGGGCGACATGACTCAGATGGCGTTCGACGGCGTGTTCGACACCCGGTTCGACGGCGTGGTCCTCTGGGGGAACACCTTCGGCATGTTCGCACACGCCGAGAACATCGCCACGCTCCGGGGCATCCGCAACGCCTTGAAGGAAGGCGGACGGGCGCTGATCGACACGCAGAACGACACGGCGCTGCCCGCCAAGCTGGAACAGGGCTGGTCTTTCCGCGAAGGGAACGAGAACTTGCTCTTCCTCACCGAGGGGACCAGGGACGTTCGCCAAGGCCGATTCGGTTTCGACGTCCTGGCCCTCAACCTGGCAACCGGGGAACGTTGCAGGATGCCTCTCTCATGGCGCTTGTACCTTCTGCCGGAGCTTGAGGAGCTGCTGGCAAGAGCAGGCCTGGAACTGCTGGCCGCTCACGGCGACGATCCGGCAGTCGTGGACTGGAAAAACTGGCGGCGCGGTGAGCCCTATCCCTACAGCCCGGAGGGCTTCACAGACAACGCGGGCAAGCGGGTACTGCTGTGCCGGCGCTGA